In Flavobacterium gelatinilyticum, a genomic segment contains:
- the lpxK gene encoding tetraacyldisaccharide 4'-kinase, protein MNLLRKILFPFAILYGFITSIRNFLFDKGILKSTSFDVPVIAVGNLSVGGTGKTPQIEYLIRLLSDKYKVAALSRGYKRKSEGYVLASENSNAEILGDEPFQFYQKFPNIKVAVDANRTNGIMQLLLHPDKPEVILLDDAFQHRKVKAGFYILLTSYDDLYADDFMLPTGNLRESRSGADRANIVVVTKCPNNLSEEKQAEIRLKLKLNCSQQIFFTFIDYDTIIYNKDQSVEVSEIKSEPKILLAGIAKPKPFFDYLKTENDECLIFPDHHHFSDADLDSIQSKANGRKIITTEKDYVRLKDSKLVSQLYYLPIKSTFLNHQQNFDASILEYVKNNLSF, encoded by the coding sequence ATGAATCTACTTCGAAAAATACTTTTCCCATTTGCCATTTTATACGGTTTTATAACTTCAATCCGTAATTTTTTGTTTGATAAAGGCATTCTTAAATCGACTTCATTTGATGTTCCGGTAATTGCTGTTGGAAACTTAAGTGTGGGCGGAACAGGAAAAACACCTCAAATTGAATACCTGATCAGATTATTGTCTGATAAATATAAAGTGGCGGCATTAAGCCGCGGTTATAAAAGAAAATCCGAAGGTTATGTTTTGGCAAGCGAAAACTCGAATGCCGAAATTTTGGGTGATGAACCGTTTCAGTTTTATCAAAAATTCCCAAATATTAAAGTAGCTGTAGATGCCAATCGTACAAACGGAATTATGCAATTGCTTTTACATCCTGATAAGCCCGAAGTTATTTTGCTGGATGATGCCTTTCAGCATCGAAAAGTAAAAGCCGGATTTTATATTCTGCTGACTTCGTATGATGATTTGTATGCAGATGACTTTATGCTTCCAACGGGGAATTTAAGAGAGAGCAGGAGCGGAGCAGATAGAGCTAATATTGTTGTAGTTACAAAATGTCCAAATAATTTATCAGAAGAAAAGCAAGCTGAAATCCGTTTGAAGCTAAAACTGAATTGTTCGCAGCAGATCTTTTTTACTTTTATAGATTATGATACAATTATTTATAACAAAGATCAAAGTGTTGAGGTAAGCGAAATTAAATCAGAACCCAAAATTCTTTTGGCCGGAATTGCAAAACCAAAACCTTTTTTTGACTATTTAAAAACAGAAAACGACGAATGTCTGATTTTTCCGGATCATCATCATTTTTCTGATGCTGATTTAGATTCGATTCAGAGTAAAGCCAATGGCAGAAAAATTATTACAACCGAAAAAGATTATGTTCGTTTAAAAGATTCTAAATTGGTTTCGCAATTGTATTATCTGCCCATAAAAAGTACTTTCCTAAATCATCAGCAAAACTTTGATGCATCAATTCTGGAGTATGTAAAAAACAACTTGAGTTTTTAG
- a CDS encoding Nif3-like dinuclear metal center hexameric protein translates to MKIKDIISVLEEMAPLAYAEDFDNVGLLVGNPEGKCSGVLVCHDALENVIDEAKTKKCNLIVCFHPILFSGIKKITGKNYVERAILKAIKNDIAIYAVHTALDNHSHGVNKIFSNALGLINTKILVPKQQFIQKLVTYTVPDNSEKVRNAMFEAGAGTIGNYDNCSFNSEGFFTFKGNEKSNPVIGEKGKLHTGTEIKIEVIFEKHLQSRVLKALLTNHIYEEVAYEIYDLQNSHQNIGLGMIGELENEMDEKEFLLYVKEMMIARGIRHSAFTGKQIKKVAVLGGSGSFAIKNAIQAGADAFLTADLKYHQFYEAENKLLLADIGHFESERYTKNYIVDYLRKKILNFAIILSEENTNPVKYL, encoded by the coding sequence ATGAAAATCAAAGATATCATATCCGTACTCGAAGAAATGGCACCTCTTGCCTATGCAGAAGATTTTGACAATGTTGGACTTTTAGTTGGAAATCCGGAAGGAAAATGTTCCGGGGTTTTGGTTTGTCACGATGCACTAGAAAATGTAATCGATGAAGCAAAGACTAAAAAGTGTAATTTAATTGTTTGTTTTCACCCCATTTTATTTTCCGGAATAAAAAAAATTACGGGTAAAAATTATGTCGAACGTGCCATTCTTAAAGCGATAAAAAATGATATTGCTATTTATGCCGTTCATACCGCACTGGACAATCATTCTCATGGCGTAAACAAAATTTTCAGCAATGCTTTGGGTTTAATCAATACCAAAATATTAGTTCCAAAACAGCAGTTCATTCAAAAATTAGTTACTTATACCGTTCCTGATAATTCAGAAAAAGTACGAAATGCGATGTTTGAAGCCGGAGCCGGAACAATTGGAAATTATGACAACTGCAGTTTTAATTCTGAAGGTTTTTTCACTTTTAAAGGAAACGAAAAAAGCAATCCGGTTATTGGAGAGAAAGGAAAACTGCATACCGGAACCGAAATCAAAATCGAAGTTATTTTTGAAAAACACTTACAATCCCGAGTTCTAAAAGCACTTTTAACGAATCATATTTACGAAGAAGTGGCTTATGAAATCTACGATCTTCAAAACTCGCATCAGAATATTGGTTTGGGAATGATTGGCGAACTCGAAAATGAAATGGATGAAAAAGAGTTTCTTTTGTATGTAAAAGAAATGATGATTGCCCGCGGTATTCGTCATTCTGCTTTTACAGGAAAACAAATAAAGAAAGTCGCGGTTCTTGGAGGTTCAGGAAGTTTTGCCATTAAAAACGCAATTCAGGCCGGCGCCGATGCTTTTTTAACCGCTGATTTGAAGTATCATCAGTTCTATGAAGCAGAAAATAAGTTACTTTTGGCAGATATTGGTCATTTTGAGAGCGAACGCTATACAAAAAACTATATTGTTGATTATCTTCGAAAAAAAATTCTTAATTTTGCGATCATTTTATCGGAAGAAAATACAAATCCAGTTAAGTACTTATAG
- a CDS encoding cytochrome P450, which translates to MSTLFLQSEIKNPYSLYHKMLEESPMYWDESHKIWAVYSYKYCTEILNHKKAYIPAVSENSFNEYALKISRNLARLSNGVQHEIAKESAFIVFSYMKNIGIDSILSELFQNNNNTEINWVELVCKKLPVLTVLKSLGFTDDDSFFISKNIEPLIKIMQPNKKSEDIEAINAISEKMYVIIEKHISSISFYENAITAISTKYGISYQETKSVFVSNLIGLFIQSYDAGRGLLSNALLQCFSKENSFKKTDKTQIQKLVVETLRFDPPIHNTRRIAAEDIQLNNSTIKQNETILVVLAAANRDDRQFENPTIFDTERTNNQEHLTFGIGGHMCLAKYFSINLATEALHYLFCNFKNISILDHEIEYESLINARLPKAIWISIYN; encoded by the coding sequence ATGTCAACCCTGTTTCTACAATCTGAAATTAAAAATCCGTATTCGTTATATCATAAAATGCTTGAAGAAAGTCCCATGTATTGGGATGAATCGCATAAAATATGGGCTGTTTATTCTTATAAATATTGTACCGAAATACTCAATCATAAAAAGGCATACATTCCAGCGGTTTCGGAAAATAGTTTTAACGAATACGCATTAAAAATCAGTCGTAATCTGGCAAGGCTTTCAAACGGAGTTCAGCATGAAATAGCAAAAGAAAGTGCTTTTATCGTTTTTTCATACATGAAAAACATCGGAATAGATTCAATACTTTCTGAATTATTTCAAAACAATAACAATACTGAGATAAACTGGGTTGAATTAGTCTGCAAAAAACTGCCGGTTTTGACTGTTTTAAAAAGTTTGGGTTTTACTGATGACGATTCCTTTTTCATTTCAAAAAATATAGAACCGCTAATAAAAATAATGCAGCCTAATAAAAAATCGGAGGATATAGAAGCGATTAATGCTATTTCTGAAAAAATGTATGTAATTATTGAAAAGCATATCAGTTCGATTTCATTTTATGAAAATGCAATCACAGCTATTTCAACAAAATATGGCATTTCTTATCAGGAAACAAAATCAGTATTTGTAAGTAATTTAATCGGCCTTTTTATTCAAAGTTATGATGCCGGAAGAGGATTATTGAGTAATGCCTTACTGCAATGTTTTTCTAAAGAAAATAGTTTTAAGAAAACTGACAAAACCCAGATTCAGAAACTAGTTGTTGAAACGCTGCGGTTTGATCCGCCAATTCATAACACTCGAAGAATAGCTGCAGAGGATATTCAGCTTAATAATAGTACCATTAAACAGAATGAAACAATACTTGTTGTTCTCGCTGCTGCAAACAGAGATGATAGACAATTTGAAAACCCTACGATTTTTGATACTGAAAGAACAAATAATCAGGAACATTTAACTTTTGGAATCGGCGGACATATGTGTCTCGCGAAGTACTTTTCTATTAATCTTGCGACGGAGGCTCTACATTATTTATTCTGTAATTTTAAAAATATATCTATTTTAGATCATGAAATAGAATATGAATCTCTTATTAATGCCAGGCTGCCAAAAGCAATCTGGATTTCAATTTATAATTAA
- a CDS encoding antibiotic biosynthesis monooxygenase family protein: MTAVIFEVIPNEGKKEEYLDIAESLKPELSHIEGFISIERFQSLSDSGKILSLSFWKDEESIHQWRNLEMHRHAQEKGRNGIFKDYHLRIAAVVRDYGMFERNETPEDSREFHHS; the protein is encoded by the coding sequence ATGACAGCTGTAATTTTTGAAGTAATCCCAAACGAAGGAAAAAAAGAAGAATATCTGGATATTGCCGAAAGCCTGAAACCCGAATTAAGTCATATTGAAGGTTTTATTTCTATTGAACGTTTTCAGAGTCTGAGCGATTCCGGAAAAATTTTGTCTTTGTCTTTTTGGAAAGATGAAGAAAGTATTCATCAATGGCGAAATCTTGAAATGCACCGCCACGCTCAGGAAAAAGGCCGAAACGGAATCTTTAAAGATTATCATTTGCGAATTGCCGCCGTAGTACGTGATTACGGAATGTTTGAAAGAAATGAAACTCCCGAAGACAGTCGAGAGTTCCATCATTCTTAA
- a CDS encoding zinc ribbon domain-containing protein — MTNTKELSVEDKLRAIYDLQLIDSRIDEIRNVRGELPLEVEDLEDEVAGLSTRSEKLKGELEVIEEQIKAKKIAIEEHKEVIKKYTKQQESVRNNREFNSLTKEVEFQELEIQLAEKQIKEMKASIEHKKEVISNLKEKLDAKSSHLKHKKSELDAIMAETQKEEAFLTEKSAEYASQIEDRLLAAYNRIRSSVRNGLAVVSIERGASAGSFFTIPPQTQVEIASRKKIITDEHSGRILVDTQLAEEEKEKMEQLFAKF; from the coding sequence ATGACGAATACGAAAGAATTAAGTGTTGAGGACAAGTTAAGAGCAATATACGATTTACAGCTTATTGACTCTAGAATTGACGAAATCAGAAACGTTAGAGGAGAACTTCCTTTAGAGGTTGAAGATTTAGAAGATGAAGTTGCAGGTTTGAGCACTCGTTCAGAGAAACTGAAAGGTGAACTTGAAGTGATTGAGGAGCAAATCAAAGCAAAGAAAATTGCTATTGAGGAGCATAAAGAGGTTATCAAAAAGTACACAAAACAACAAGAATCAGTACGTAACAACAGAGAATTTAATTCTTTGACAAAAGAAGTTGAATTTCAGGAATTAGAAATTCAATTGGCTGAAAAGCAAATAAAAGAAATGAAAGCTTCTATCGAGCATAAAAAAGAAGTTATTTCTAATTTAAAAGAAAAACTTGATGCTAAAAGCTCTCATTTAAAACATAAAAAATCTGAATTAGACGCTATTATGGCTGAAACTCAGAAAGAAGAAGCTTTCTTAACTGAGAAGTCTGCTGAATATGCTTCACAAATCGAAGACAGATTATTAGCAGCTTACAACAGAATCAGAAGCAGTGTTCGTAACGGTTTGGCTGTTGTTTCTATCGAAAGAGGAGCTTCTGCCGGATCTTTCTTTACAATTCCGCCGCAAACTCAGGTTGAAATTGCTTCAAGAAAGAAAATCATCACTGATGAGCACTCTGGAAGAATTTTAGTTGACACGCAGTTAGCTGAAGAAGAAAAAGAAAAAATGGAACAATTGTTCGCAAAATTCTAA
- a CDS encoding ArsR/SmtB family transcription factor produces MENQFIKIAALLGDPTRAVVMWTLLDGKAFTATELAIAANTSPQNMSMHLTKLLDAGLLCVEKQGRHKYYRFSNKETAYAIEAMASLIPPATSEKKEKDQNSPIKHCRTCYDHLAGKIGVALAESLLEQGIILDIDTKFEVSPKGEKWFSDFGIHLDDLKKQRRIFLKPCLDWSERKNHIAGSLGSSLLDKMITDDWLRKTENSRAVQITGKGEKELFRLFKIIV; encoded by the coding sequence ATGGAAAATCAGTTTATAAAAATAGCCGCGCTGCTTGGCGATCCAACCCGTGCAGTTGTAATGTGGACACTACTCGACGGAAAAGCATTTACGGCTACGGAATTGGCAATAGCAGCCAATACATCACCGCAAAACATGAGCATGCATTTGACGAAATTGCTGGATGCGGGATTACTATGCGTTGAAAAACAAGGACGACATAAGTATTATAGATTTTCGAATAAAGAAACCGCCTATGCAATTGAAGCTATGGCAAGTTTAATACCGCCTGCAACTTCTGAAAAAAAGGAAAAAGATCAGAATTCACCAATAAAACACTGTAGAACTTGTTATGATCATTTAGCAGGAAAAATTGGTGTGGCTCTTGCCGAAAGTCTGCTTGAGCAGGGAATTATCCTGGATATTGATACTAAATTCGAGGTAAGCCCTAAAGGTGAAAAATGGTTTTCTGATTTTGGAATTCATCTTGACGATCTTAAAAAACAAAGGCGTATATTCTTAAAGCCGTGTTTAGACTGGAGCGAAAGAAAAAATCATATTGCCGGATCACTCGGTTCATCTTTACTCGATAAAATGATTACTGACGATTGGCTTCGAAAAACCGAAAATTCCCGCGCAGTACAAATTACCGGAAAAGGTGAAAAAGAATTATTCAGACTTTTTAAAATAATTGTTTAA
- a CDS encoding Txe/YoeB family addiction module toxin, producing MLLELSETPFEGIGNPEPLKYELAGFWSRRINQKDRMIYYLEDDTVTIFIVSAKGHYSDK from the coding sequence ATTCTTTTAGAACTTTCTGAAACTCCTTTTGAGGGAATTGGAAATCCTGAACCTTTAAAATATGAACTTGCTGGATTCTGGTCCAGACGGATAAATCAAAAAGACAGAATGATATATTATCTGGAAGATGATACTGTTACAATTTTTATCGTTTCAGCAAAAGGTCATTACTCAGATAAATAA
- the rluF gene encoding 23S rRNA pseudouridine(2604) synthase RluF produces the protein MEENLKRLNKFIGETGYCSRREADKLIDEKRVTVNGAVAEMGTKVSANDEVRIDGKLIVEKNEKLVYLAFNKPVGIECTTNLEVQNNIVDYINYPKRIFPIGRLDKASEGLIFMTNDGDIVNKILRARNNHEKEYTVTVNKPITERFIQRMGNGVPILDTVTKKCKVEQISKYTFKIILTQGLNRQIRRMSEYLGYEVTALKRIRIINISLDVPVGRYRDLSDAEIKELNQLIEPSSKTEEASLPKVEAPSRRRTFISKDDPRFKKRRGQ, from the coding sequence ATGGAAGAAAATCTTAAACGTCTCAATAAATTTATAGGAGAAACAGGTTATTGTTCACGTCGTGAAGCGGACAAGTTAATTGACGAAAAACGTGTAACGGTAAATGGTGCTGTGGCAGAAATGGGAACTAAAGTTTCAGCTAATGATGAAGTGCGAATTGACGGAAAACTAATCGTGGAGAAAAACGAAAAACTAGTTTATCTGGCATTTAACAAACCGGTAGGGATTGAATGTACTACTAATTTAGAAGTTCAAAATAACATTGTTGATTATATCAATTATCCTAAACGTATTTTCCCTATTGGAAGGCTGGATAAAGCCAGTGAAGGGTTAATTTTTATGACGAATGATGGTGATATTGTAAACAAGATTCTTCGTGCTAGAAACAATCACGAAAAAGAATATACGGTTACGGTAAACAAACCTATTACAGAGCGTTTTATTCAGCGTATGGGAAATGGTGTTCCAATTCTGGATACCGTTACCAAAAAGTGTAAAGTAGAGCAAATTAGTAAATATACTTTCAAAATTATTTTAACGCAGGGTTTAAACCGCCAGATTCGAAGAATGTCTGAATATCTGGGTTACGAAGTTACGGCGCTTAAACGTATCCGGATTATCAATATTTCGCTGGACGTTCCGGTTGGACGTTACCGCGATTTATCTGATGCTGAGATAAAAGAACTCAATCAGTTAATTGAGCCTTCGAGCAAAACAGAAGAAGCGAGTCTTCCTAAAGTTGAAGCTCCATCCCGAAGAAGAACATTTATTTCGAAAGATGATCCGAGATTTAAAAAAAGAAGAGGACAATAA
- a CDS encoding DUF2683 family protein has product MVTIKIDEKTKKGKAFMEMFEVFFKNVEGIEIVQPDYGQVNEEESTYNPEFVDMVLKSAKDKKSTEINPNDVWGSLGLK; this is encoded by the coding sequence ATGGTTACAATAAAAATTGACGAGAAAACGAAGAAAGGAAAAGCATTTATGGAGATGTTCGAGGTTTTTTTTAAAAATGTTGAAGGTATTGAAATCGTTCAGCCGGATTATGGACAGGTTAATGAGGAAGAAAGTACTTATAATCCTGAATTTGTCGATATGGTTTTGAAATCTGCTAAGGATAAAAAAAGTACAGAAATTAATCCTAATGATGTATGGGGAAGTTTAGGATTGAAATAA
- a CDS encoding alpha/beta fold hydrolase, with amino-acid sequence MRIKKGIRFITLKSVGSYINFLSYVRPQKAMELSYALFSQPRVGRLKKEKLPKVLKNTETEIFHHNEHHFQTYIWKGNETKILLVHGWESNAARWKKTLPHLQKSGSTIIAIDAPAHGQSSGKEFNIPLYAEFINKAVEKYQPAIIIGHSIGGAACVYHQYLFPNTSITKMVILGAPSDLKTLIDNYIAMLSLNNKMLPLLESKFINRFNFKLEDFSGKKFASGFTIPGFIAHDTADNIVAFAEGQKIASNWKNSQFIETSGLGHGMHDNDLYDKVIEFLFNEQSS; translated from the coding sequence TTGAGAATTAAAAAAGGAATCCGTTTCATTACATTAAAATCGGTTGGGTCTTATATAAATTTTTTGAGTTATGTACGCCCGCAGAAAGCAATGGAACTCTCTTACGCACTTTTCAGCCAGCCAAGAGTAGGCAGATTAAAAAAAGAAAAACTTCCAAAAGTTTTAAAAAACACCGAAACAGAAATATTCCACCATAACGAACATCATTTTCAAACCTATATATGGAAAGGAAATGAGACTAAAATCTTATTGGTTCACGGTTGGGAAAGCAATGCCGCACGCTGGAAAAAAACGCTGCCTCATCTTCAAAAATCAGGAAGTACCATTATTGCAATAGATGCTCCTGCGCACGGACAAAGCAGCGGAAAAGAATTTAACATCCCGCTTTATGCCGAATTTATAAACAAAGCTGTAGAAAAATACCAGCCAGCAATTATTATTGGTCATTCTATTGGCGGTGCAGCCTGTGTGTATCATCAATATTTGTTTCCGAATACGAGTATTACTAAAATGGTAATTTTAGGAGCGCCGTCTGATTTGAAAACTTTGATTGACAATTACATTGCAATGCTGAGTTTGAACAATAAAATGCTGCCTCTTTTAGAAAGTAAATTCATAAACCGATTCAACTTTAAACTGGAAGATTTTTCAGGAAAGAAATTCGCATCAGGTTTTACGATTCCGGGATTTATTGCTCATGATACTGCAGATAATATCGTCGCTTTTGCCGAAGGACAAAAAATCGCCAGTAACTGGAAAAACAGCCAATTTATCGAAACGAGCGGTTTAGGCCACGGAATGCATGACAATGATTTGTATGATAAAGTGATTGAGTTTCTTTTTAACGAGCAAAGCTCTTAG
- a CDS encoding tetratricopeptide repeat-containing hybrid sensor histidine kinase/response regulator has product MKYYLFIAGCLLNSFLYSQTKQNTDSIAYYNKLANKKISSKQYNEAVFYTLKSIDFCESHNMPESLGNQTFKLGKIYYNQQKYDEALVNFHKSIASFDNIKPTCTKVLALHYIGAVNTIRGNYKTAEFYYAKAQDLLKVIGAVDRSEILEYQKAIAFKNNQNLSLASQILHRIIKKTDNYPLLKTKSDAFYQLGLIEAELKHNDSAVLYFDKALEYNDKINDLSQKSKITLAISKFYKQNRNFDLAYSYLEEHYQLENYILKLKNTKIDSKEFEKFKKNKASNDTIKKESEEKIQLKTYRYSKLVSILAIALISILSLLSLALYKNNIIRNQNNLLLKEKNKELILAKNKAEQASKARSEFLSTVSHELRTPLNAINGITHLLLEDHPKKTQLKYLESLKFSGNYLTTFINEILEINRIDSTKVEIEYISFNLKELLFNIQSSLKELATANKNYFNLEIDDTIPDNLIGDPTKLSQIVLNLINNALKFTENGHVNVIAKLFEQEDDHVTIYFEIVDTGIGIPEDKLQTVFESFAQGSVEVNRKYGGTGLGLTIVKKLIELLGGEIKLKSEVGKGSTFTFKLNFKINNEPLEAAPEEKPYNDKQLENKSILLIEDNKINQMITRKMLENKSISCDILDNGEEAVELLKTKHFDLILMDVHLPGINGTTATQQIRDFDKTTPIIALTAISLDENRDMLLSYGMNDVITKPFAPDEFYSIIAKFL; this is encoded by the coding sequence ATGAAATACTATCTTTTCATTGCTGGTTGTTTATTAAACTCGTTTTTGTATTCTCAAACCAAACAGAATACAGACAGTATTGCTTATTACAACAAACTGGCAAATAAAAAGATAAGCAGCAAACAATACAACGAAGCCGTTTTTTATACCCTTAAATCGATTGATTTTTGTGAAAGCCATAATATGCCGGAAAGTCTGGGAAACCAGACCTTCAAACTGGGCAAAATTTATTACAATCAGCAAAAATACGATGAAGCGCTGGTAAACTTTCATAAAAGCATTGCTTCTTTTGATAATATAAAACCAACCTGCACCAAAGTTTTGGCACTGCACTATATTGGCGCTGTCAATACGATAAGAGGAAATTATAAAACCGCCGAGTTTTATTACGCCAAAGCACAGGATCTTTTAAAAGTAATTGGAGCTGTTGATCGTTCTGAAATTTTAGAATATCAAAAAGCCATAGCCTTCAAAAACAATCAAAATCTGTCTTTAGCTTCTCAAATACTCCATAGAATAATAAAAAAAACAGATAATTATCCGCTTTTAAAAACCAAAAGCGATGCCTTTTATCAGCTTGGATTAATTGAAGCAGAACTTAAACATAATGATTCTGCTGTACTTTATTTCGACAAGGCATTAGAATACAATGATAAAATAAATGATCTCTCGCAGAAATCAAAAATTACACTGGCTATCAGTAAGTTTTACAAGCAAAACAGAAATTTTGACCTTGCCTATTCCTATCTCGAAGAGCATTATCAATTAGAAAATTATATCCTAAAGCTAAAAAACACTAAAATTGATTCTAAAGAATTTGAAAAATTCAAAAAAAACAAGGCTTCAAACGATACAATCAAAAAAGAAAGCGAAGAAAAAATACAACTCAAAACCTATCGGTATTCTAAGCTGGTAAGTATTTTGGCAATTGCTTTAATTTCTATTTTATCTCTTTTAAGTCTGGCTTTGTATAAAAATAATATTATCAGAAATCAGAACAATTTACTTTTAAAAGAAAAAAACAAAGAATTAATTCTGGCAAAAAACAAGGCAGAACAAGCTTCGAAAGCACGGTCTGAGTTTTTATCGACTGTGAGCCATGAACTGCGAACACCGCTTAATGCTATTAACGGAATTACGCATTTGCTGCTTGAAGATCATCCTAAAAAGACACAATTAAAATATTTGGAATCACTAAAGTTTTCAGGAAATTATCTGACCACTTTCATCAACGAGATCCTTGAAATCAACCGGATAGATTCTACAAAAGTGGAAATTGAATATATCAGCTTTAATTTAAAAGAACTGCTTTTCAATATTCAGAGTTCTTTAAAAGAATTGGCCACAGCAAATAAAAATTATTTCAATCTCGAAATCGACGATACTATTCCTGATAATTTAATTGGCGATCCCACAAAATTATCGCAGATTGTTTTAAACCTGATTAACAATGCACTGAAATTTACAGAAAACGGCCATGTAAATGTTATTGCTAAATTGTTTGAACAGGAAGACGATCATGTCACTATTTACTTCGAAATTGTAGATACCGGAATTGGTATTCCCGAAGATAAACTGCAAACCGTTTTTGAAAGTTTTGCCCAGGGTTCTGTAGAAGTAAACCGAAAATATGGCGGAACCGGATTAGGTCTTACGATTGTAAAAAAACTAATTGAGCTTTTAGGCGGCGAAATCAAATTAAAAAGTGAAGTGGGCAAAGGATCGACCTTTACTTTCAAATTAAATTTTAAAATCAACAACGAACCATTGGAAGCAGCTCCCGAAGAAAAACCGTACAACGACAAACAATTAGAAAATAAATCTATTTTACTAATTGAAGACAACAAAATCAACCAGATGATTACCCGCAAAATGCTGGAAAACAAATCTATTTCCTGCGACATTCTGGACAATGGCGAAGAAGCTGTCGAACTCCTAAAAACCAAGCATTTTGATCTGATTTTAATGGATGTCCACCTGCCTGGAATTAACGGCACAACGGCAACACAGCAAATCAGGGATTTTGACAAAACAACGCCGATTATTGCACTGACAGCCATTTCGCTTGATGAAAACAGAGACATGCTTTTATCTTACGGAATGAATGATGTTATTACAAAACCTTTTGCACCTGACGAATTTTACAGCATCATTGCAAAGTTTCTTTAA